The Brassica oleracea var. oleracea cultivar TO1000 chromosome C6, BOL, whole genome shotgun sequence genomic interval TGCAGGACCAAGTTTCTGAACAAACACACTCATCGACTGCTCTCTCTTTCTCTCCCTCTTTCCCTCTCTCGTTGATAAGTCATGAAAGGACAGAACCAAAGCTCAACATCTTCTTGTAACATCCATCCAATAGATTTTGTTGAAGGTGTGTGTCCTATCTGTCTCAACGAGAGGCTGCTAGTCTTGGCTTATTTACAGAGAAGACACGCTCCATCTCCTTCTCCTTCCTACCATACCATCCAAGAACCGAAAATAAATTCCCAAAAATCTTCCAAGAAGAAAAACATCAGACTCTTCTCGTTCCTTGGCTCCTTCCAACTGCGACACCACAATTCTGATCATCGAGCCAACTCCATCATCAGTCCAGAAGGTAAAATGTAATATACTTTTTGAGAATTGACATATAATAAACTTGTTGTTCCATTTATTTAACATTAACTCATATACAGGGCCGATCCATTCGTTTTTAATATCTAAAGCAAATTTATCAAAACATGGCTTTTCTAAATTTATCATTTTAAACTTTTATTCACATCATATCTTCATTTATTTTGAAAGTATTCTGTATGTATAAACAGACTAAAAAATAAAAAAAAAGTCCTTGTTAGAGTGTTAACTGCTTTACATAGAATGTTAAAATTATCCGTCCATGGGTTAGATACTGGTAATATAAAATTTATAAATAGTTTTTTTTCAACCAAATATTTTAGATTATTGATCAAGTCTTACAAGGTGGCTTAACTAATTTGTTCAAATGTCTATAGATTCATTCATTTCGATTAATTTCGAAAACAACGGAACAACTTCATGGGAAAAGGAAAAAGAAAGTTACCAGCTTGAACATTCCACGGCTTCATGTGATCATCAATATCAACATATCACGAAGAAGGAGATTATTCTTCGGCTAATGCAACGGCCTCTGTTGACGTGGAGCAAACGGATTGGCCGACTCATACACGTCATCAGTTTCAGGAGGCGTTCTAGCGCCAAGGTTAAAGGTGATGATGGCTTGAGTAGAAGTTGCTTGAAGCCTTCGCCCCTCACAAACAAGAAAACGCAAAGTCTGGAATCTTTTGTATAATCATTTTGTTACAACTTTTTTTTTTTTTTTTTTTTTTACTAACCAAGTATCTTGGTCCCACCGAAATGGTCCAGACTAGAGACCGAAGTGAGCATGGACGCTGCCAGGGCGTCACCATGTAGCTCACCGTGTAACGGTCTTCGGTCTCGGATGCTGCAGCCCACATGTAAATTTCGCAGTGGTCAAGGTTCGAACCCAGGAGCGGACACTCCAGCTGGAGCTCCTATACCACTAGACCAAAACAACTTGATTAAAACTATTATCCTCTTTTTGTTCTATTACAATATTTTGGCTTTTTCTATTTGAGAATAAGATGAAAGCAATCATATTCAATATAAATGTGTTCACTTTATATAGTGAATAATCAAATCTATTTTTGAAAATACGTAGTTAGCCATTGATTACTTATTAATAAGGACGTTAGTAGAAAAAGAAATATTTCCTATATATTATTTGACCATTTTTTTTTAAAAGTTGTAATCTTAATTTTGTTTTAATTACAAAATGAACTTGTTGAGGTGTCAACACTTAACCTCTTCTTATTGTTTATGTGGCAATTTTACAATGATTTTGGACAAACTATATACTAATAATTTATTCTCTAGGAAAATTAAATAACTTTAACATAAAAACAGTCCGAGTTCAAACTATATTAACGATCGATTAAGAAAATAATGCCATACTCTTGAAACTATCAATATGCAGCATGGTCGTAAGATAATCATAATATTAATTCAAACTTCGTCACCATCACAAATCGATTTGTAATTTCGCTATAGAGCATGAAAGAAAGCATGAAAGCAAATTCAAAACTTCGTTCACTTAAAGACAATAACCAATTTTGTGAGAAATCAAACTTCTCATATATCATCATCGATAAGAGCATTTAAATCATTCTCACCAAGTATGTGATTTGAAACTTTGTCACCAAATATGTGATTTTAGGAGACAAAATGAAAAAACTACTCTCGAAAATTTATATTTATCTTCCAGTGAGACACGTCAAATTATGCAGTGAGAACTTAAATTAACTTGGGATTTGAGGGACACTTGACCAGTGAGAACAATATGCATTTGGTGAGATATCGATATCTTGCACATTTGCATTGTTTTAACTCTTCATTCTTGCATGTTTTGGTCATTTAGATTAGGGATTATGCATTTTAGTTTCCTTTTTGCATTGCATAAGTTTTTATCAGGTGTTGGAGTGTCCATTGGAGTTTTTGGAAGTACTTGGAAGCATTTGGGATAAAAAAGGGAGTGGAAATTGTTGTTTGAGCGAGTAGAGCACCAGAGCGGGTAACGGGAGCGACCTACGACACCCGCTCCAGACGAAACAAAGGCATCGCGACATCCTGCAGCGGGGTTAGGCACCCGCTCTGAACTAACACCTCGTCGACGACTTTCGAGAGTCAGAGCGACCAAGATGGAGCGAGGTCCGTAACCCGCACGCAATACGAAGATACGAAGCAGGCATTTGGAGCGACGCAATATCTTTAAATGATGTTTTCAACTCATATGGTTTTTTGATCAATTTTATCTTTTATAACAAAAACTTTAAATTACTGATAACAAAATTTTCATTGTGAAATTAATATTTTTAGTAATTTTTTAATTTTCAAAGATTTTGTCAAAAAAAAAATTCAAAGTAAATTTCGAAACTAAGATATTTATGTATTTTTATATGCTATATAGTTTAATTAAAAATGATATATATATATATCTTATTCTTAATTCTTATTAAATGGACTTTCTACTTATATGATTTTGTAATCATTTGTACCTTGTCATAACAAAAATTTTAAACTATGAATCATAAAATTTCAGTGTGAGAATTTTAACAGTTTAGTCATTTATAATCTTTAAAAAAAATTCAAAATATAAAATATACATGAAAAAATAAATTGTATTATATGGTTTATGTGATTTTTTAATTTATTTTAATAGTTTAAAATTAAAAACAAATATGATAGAAGATACACTCATTTTTATAAAACCTTTATTATACCATAGAGACAAATTAAGGTTGAGTTTATACAGGGAATAAAAATTGTGTTTTTTTGTTCTATTTTGGCAAAAACAAAATTTCTGACAAAACTCTTCTACGCATTTGTCCAATCCAAGCGGGCTTTAGGGCATCTGCAATGAAACCTCTTAGCTCCAAAACCTAGGTAAAAAATTATTAAAAATTTGATGGGTTCCACACTATATTAAGGATTAGCCTTTTCTTATTCTTATACAAGGATCAATCCGTGAGAAATATTATCACTGTTTGCGGATCCCGCTGTTAAGTGGCGATTTGCCATTGGTTATCTTTTTTTTTTTTTTGTTGAAAAATAAATAATAATAAAAAAAAATAAAAAAAATAAATTTTTAAAGGATTCTTTACCGAATCCACGGTTGCAGATGGTCTAAGAGTTTGTTCTCGCTCATCTTAAACATATTGTAAAAATCATATTTTGATACATTAAACTATATAATAATTTGTTTCTATATATATAGTTTAAAGAGAGAATTAGGCTAATAAACACGAAACCATCCAATATTAAATATCTACCCACACACGCTCAAAACCTTTATTTCTCTGTAGCAATTTTAACTGAGCTTCCTAAATTGCCCTTGCCTTGTGTACACGTCAGAACAGAGATGATCGATTGGTAAATATACATATCCCCTTCAATAGCATAGGTCTCTGTTCATTTTTTTTTTTTTTTGTCAAACCAGAATGCATTAGATAATAATTAATCGACAAAGGTAGCGGCTGAAGACAGCGAGTACAGGCCTGCTTTCGCAAGGGAATCAGCAAAAAACATTTGCTAAACGCGGGAGATAACAAAAGGAGATAGAATTGAAAGATTTAGCTAACATAACAATGTCATGGAGCAAACCTTTCAGAACCACATCCTGCCCTTGAGACTTCAAAAGCGAAATGAGATTCTTGGAATCAGAGAATACATTGATGCAACTGACATGAGAAGAAACTGCAGCTGACAGTGCAGCTTTAACCGCCAAAGCTTCAGCCACCAGAGCCGAAGGAACAAAGCGCCGGTGAGAGGAGGAGCTGTCGATAGTGGAGTTGCTCGCATCACAAAGTAGCCAACCCATACCGCAGTTACCAGAGGTCGACTCCCAAGCTGCATCAGAAAACACAGACCAAGTATAGGAGTTAGATACATGAGCACAAGGTAGCTGGACCACACACTGTGGTAAGGAAGGCTTTTTAACAATTGTTTGAGCCGCCTTCCAGGCTCGAGCATCCTGTATAGCTTTGAGGATTGATTCCTCCTCTGAAAACACTCTGTTCTCAAACACATTCCTATTCCTATTAGTCCAAAGCACCCAAAGGATCCAAGGATAAAGGGGGGTGGATCCTAGACCAGTAGGTGGGAGCGAGATCATCTTCCTACAGTGTTGAAGGAGGAGTGCGATCGTATCAGTGTTGTCACTAGTAGGCTTGAACACGCAAGGGGCC includes:
- the LOC106299396 gene encoding uncharacterized protein LOC106299396; translation: MKGQNQSSTSSCNIHPIDFVEGVCPICLNERLLVLAYLQRRHAPSPSPSYHTIQEPKINSQKSSKKKNIRLFSFLGSFQLRHHNSDHRANSIISPEDSFISINFENNGTTSWEKEKESYQLEHSTASCDHQYQHITKKEIILRLMQRPLLTWSKRIGRLIHVISFRRRSSAKVKGDDGLSRSCLKPSPLTNKKTQSLESFV